The Candidatus Endomicrobium procryptotermitis DNA window TCAAAAGGGAAAAGAATATTATGGGAACATAGGAATAAATTACAGTTTTTAATTATAATATTAGCGCAAATAAATGAATTAAAAAAATAAGCAGTTTGTATGAAAAAGAGCCTGACATAAATTTATGTCAGGCTCTTAAATTATAAAAGTTATAAAAATTACCACTTTATATTACTTATTCTTTTGACAGCCTCTTTAATTCTCGAAACTCCTACGGTCAATGCAAATCTTATGTACCCTTCGCCGCTTTTTCCCATCCCGTTTCCGGGAGTGCATACGATTGCAGCCTCTTCAAGAAGTTTTGAAACTGTTTGGGCTGAAGTATAGCCTTTTGGCGTTTTTGCCCATACGTAAAAAGTGGCCTTCGGTTCAATTACTTCCCAGCCTATATCTCTCAACCCACCGACCAAAGTGTCTTTTCTTTCTTTATAGACTTTTCTATTTTCTTTAACACATTCCTGCGAAGAAGTCAAAGCACTAATGGCGGCTTCCTGAATTACCTGAAAAGCGCCCGAGTCATAATTATCTTTTACTGTTGCGATTCCTTTTACTATATCCTTATTTCCGCACAACCAGCCTATACGCCAGCCCGTCATATTGTACGTTTTTGACAAAGAGTGAAATTCCACACCCACATCTTTTGCTCCAGGATACTCCAGAAAGCTTTTCGGCTTATCATTTTCATCATAAAAAATTTCAGAATAAGCAGCATCTGCTGCAACTATTATGTCGTTCTTTTTTGCAAAATCTATAAGTTTGACGTAAAATTCATCAGAGGCCATAGCCGATGTCGGATTGTTCGGATAGTTGACAAATATTATTTTCGCTTTTTTTACCACATCTTTTTCAATCGCGTCCAAATCAGGCATAAAACCGTTTCTTTCAAGGAGCGGCATAAAGTAAGGAACGCCGTCCGTAAAAATCGTCCCTGTAGTGTAAACAGGATATCCAGGCTCTGGGATAAGAACTACATCTCCGGGATTTATAAAACCAAGAGGCAAATGACCTATGCCTTCTTTTGAACCTATTAACGCGCATATTTCGGCTGCGAAATCTAAGTCCACGTTAAATCTTTTTTTATACCACAAAGCCACCGCTTTTCTGTAAGAAACCATTCCCGCACCGAAAGGATATTGGTGATTAGCAGGTTTTGTCATTGCCTGCTGTCCTGCTTCTATTATGTGTTTGGGAGTCGGCATGTCAGGATCCCCAACGCCTAACGATATGATGTCGGCTCCTCTTTCCATGGCTTCTTTTTTCTTCTTATCTATTTCGACAAAAAGATACGGCGGAAGTTTTTTCAATTTTTCATTGTAACGTATTTCCATTTAATGCTCCCGTATTTAAATTTATGAATATAATTCCTTTTAAAAAAAATTAAAGCGAGCAAGTCTAAAATTTTCTCATTTTAAATCAAAAAACTTTATCGGTGTAAAGACTACACAATATATATTGTCAGTTATTTTAATCCTAGAACGTCCTGCATATCGTACAGACCCGGGTCTTTTCCTATAATCCATTTTGCCGCCCTTATAGCGCCCGCTCCAAAATTGTTTCTTGACTGAGCTCTGTGAACCAATTCCAATCTTTCGCCTATTCCTGCAAAATAAACTGTATGTTCTCCCACTATGTCACCGCCTCTGACGGAAAAAACACCTATTTCGTCTTTTTTTCTTTCACCAAGCACTGTTTTTCTGCCGTATATGCCGACTTCATTAATATTGCTGCCTATGGCATTCGCAGCAATCTCAGACAGCATAGTCGCGGTGCCAGAAGGGGAGTCCTTTTTTTTATTGTGATGCAGTTCAACCATTTCAATATCATAATCTGGAACCAATTTTGCTACATATTCCACAAGTTTAAACAAAATATTGACTCCGACGGACATATTAGGCGATAAAACTATCGGTATTTCTTTGGAAACTTTGACAATTTTTTCTTTTTGTTCTGCAATAAATCCCGTTGTGCCTATCACTGCTGGAATTTTATACTTTTTTGCAAGTTCCAAATTTTTTAAAGCATTATCAGGATTAGTAAAATCAATCAACACTTCCGTATCAGCCAAAACTGTTTCAATAGAAGATGCCGGAATAATCGCTGGTGTCCCCGCTCCTATTGCCGGACTTGAGTCATATTCAACGCCCGCACAAATCTGAACCGCTTCATCAAACTTCGCTATGCCCAATATCGATTGTCCCATTCTTCCAGCCGCACCACATACAGTAATTTTCATTGCAACCTCCTACAGTTTACTTCAAAAGCCCGAAATCTTTCATAGCTTTCTCTAATTTAATTTTATTTGACGCTTCCATCTCGCACATCGGAAGTCTTAATTCAGGAGAACATATTCCCAATAAAGCAGCGGCTGTTTTTATGGGTATAGGGTTTGTTTCAATAAAAATGGCTTTTACTAAAGCAAGCAGAGAGTAATGAATTTTGACGGCCTCTTTAATATTGCCGTGTTCGAAAGCTTTTACCAAAGAAACAACTTCTGCCGGAACTATGTTTGACAAAACCGAAATAATTCCACAGCCGCCTATTGAAAACAAAGGAAGAGTAAGAGCATCGTCGCCGGAAATCAAATCAATTTTCGGGACAAGCGCTTTTATAGCGCTCATCTGGTCAAGTGAACCTGAAGCTTCTTTTACGCCGACAATATTTTTACAATCTTTAAAAAGTTTCGCTATGGTCGCAGGTTCGATATTAACCGAAGTTCTTCCTGCTATATTATATAACACTATTGGAATGTTTACCGCATCCGCCACGGCCTTATAATGCAGATATAATCCTTTTTGCGTAGGCTTATTATAATATGGAGAAACCATTAAAGCACCATCGCAGCCGACCTTTTTTGCAAATTTTGTAAAATGTATGGCTTCGTCTGTAGAGTTTGAGCCTGTACCGGCAAGAACTTTCATTTTACCTTCGGACTGTTTTACACAAAATTCAATTACAGCTTCATGTTCTTCATAAGACAAAGTAGGCGATTCGCCCGTAGTTCCGCACGGAACAATACCATCAATTCCGTTTTTGCACTGATTTTCTATTAACTTACCAAACGCTTCAAAATCGACTTCACCATCTTTAAACGGCGTAATTAATGCAGTATATACTCCAGAAAACATAAACCCTCCGGGATCATCTATCTTAAATTTTTACAACGCCTTCAAAAGCTGTTATGGCAGGTCCTTCAAGAATAACACCAGTTATTTTACCCGAATCATTTTTATAAGAAACCGAAAGTCTGTCTCCACCTCTGGCTATAATATTTACCGGAGATTTGGCAAACCCTTTAAGCCCTGCTATTATAGCCGAAGCTATAATTCCCGTACCGCAAGCCAAAGTTTCGTCTTCAACGCCCCTTTCATAAGTGCGCACAAGAATAGTGTTATCTTTATCTTGTGTGGCTTTGACAAAATTTACATTCGTTCCGTCCGGAGCAAAAAGAGCGTGATATCTTACCGCTCTGCCGTATTTTACAATTTCGACCTTTTCAATATCATCGACAAAAATAATGACATGCGGAACTCCGGTATTTATAAAGTCCACTTTAAAAGTCACATCTTCGACATCAACTTTTATATCGGTTTTTAAATCCTTCGGCTCATACAGATCAAGCTTGACTTTGTCATCTTTTAATATCTCGGCAGTTATTATTCCGGCATCCGTTTCAAAAACCATAGTTTCTTTTGCCGCGCCGATGTCATAAGCAAATTTTGATATGGATCTTCCTCCGTTACCACACATTGAAGCGTGAGAACCATCAGAATTAAAATATTTCATTTTGAAATCGTATTTGCCGCTTTTTTCTATCAAAATGAGTCCATCCGCTCCTATAGAATATTTTCTATCGCACAACTTTCTGGCAAGGCATGGATAATCTTCGGCGGAAATAATATTTTTCCTGTTATCTATCAAAACAAAATCATTTCCCGCAGCCGTAAGTTTTGAGAAATTTATTTGCACTTTGGCTCCCTGAAGTTTGGAAAACTTAAATGGTATATTAGATAACCGCAGTTAATGATGCCAAACTTCTTATTTTCTGTTATATTTCATTTAAAATCAAATCTTTATATGTTGCTCTTTTTCTTATAAGTACGGCTTTTTTACCATCTACCATAATTTCCGCAAGCAAAGGCCTTGAATTATATTCCGATGACATCGACGCACCATAAGCACCAGCACATTTTACTAAAATGAGTTCTCCCTGTCGCAAAATAGGAAGCATTCTATCTTTGCCCATAAAATCTCCACTTTCACATATCGGGCCGACAACATTGGTTTTAATTTTTTTGGCACTTGTCTTTTTTAGCGGAATAATTTCATGATATGCCTCATAAAGCGTCGGCCTTATCAAATCGTTCATACCAGCATCCGTTATAAGAAAACTTTTGTCTCCAGAAATCTTTCTGTAAATAATTTTAGCTAAAAGATGTCCCGCATTTCCGATAATAAAACGGCCGGGCTCAAAAATAAATTTTGTGTTTTTATCAAATATTTTAAAAAGCTCGTCGGTCAGCAGCTTTGGATTCAAGGCTTTATCCTGTGATGAATATTTGATGCCGATACCCCCGCCGCAATTTATATATTCCAGAACTATGCCCGCCTTTTTAAGTTTATCAGTAAGGTTTTTTATTTTTTTTGCCGCCAATATAAAAGGTGCAATATCTAAAATCTGTGAACCTATGTGGGTGTGCACGCCGACAGCCTGTATATTGTCCATCTTAGAAGCTATAAGATAGGCTTCAAAAGCTTCTTCATAAGGAATGCCGAATTTTGTTCCTTTTTTACCGGTTACTATATATGAATGGGTATCTGGATCCACATTTGGATTTACCCTGAAAGCGATTTTTGCTTTCATTTTAAGTTTTTTGGCAATTTTGTCTATGGCTTCAAGCTCCTCGTAAGATTCTACGTTAAACATTAATATTTTGCTTTTCAAGGCATATTCTATCTCTTCGGCTGTCTTGCCGACTCCGGCGTAAACTATTTTTGAAGGATTAAATCCGGCGTTAATGCATCTGAAAATTTCACCACCAGAAGTAGTGTCTGCGCCAGCCCCTTGATCTGCAAGAATTTTCAAAATACGGCCGTTCGAATTTGTTTTACAGGCAAAACAAATAAGACTTTCTCTATTGTTTAAAGCCTTCCGATAATACCGAAAATTGTCTATTATTTGATTTTTGGAATAAACATAAGCGGCGGTCCCGTACTTTTTCGCTATAGATGACAAAGGTGTTTGTTCTATATAAAGTTCATTTTTTACAAATTTAATCATTTTGCTTTTCCTTTTATGTTAATTATTTCTTTATTAATTTATAATGATACAAAATAGAGTTATCTGCTGTCAAAATATGTTGCGGACAATTTTTATTTATCGCTTTTTGTTAAAAAATCCAGCATGCGCTGCGACTGCTGTTTTAAAAAAGGTCTTTTTGATTTTAAAACGGCATTTGAAGCATATCTTCTGGCTTCATATAATCTGCCTTTTTTATACGCTATTGACGCAAACATCATATCAACTACAGCCGTGTACGAATTTATAAGGTTTGCTTTTTTGAGCATTTCTTCCGCTTTATCCATATCGCCGTTATCGAGATATATGGCGGCAAGATTAACACAAGCGGCAAAGTTATTAGGATCAGCTTCTACAGCGGAAAAAAACTGTTCTTTGGCTTTTGGGACATTTCCCGTTTCTGCATACAAAAGTCCGGATAAAAGATAAAGGTCGGAATCAGCGTGTTCTTCTATAAAATCGTCCACCAGCATTATCGCTTTTTTATAATTGTTTAAATTTTTATAGCATTCTGAAAAATTCGCGATTATCTCTTTATCATAATAAGAAGGCGAAACACTTTCATAATATTTTAACGCCGTCGAGTATTTTTTTTGCCAGAAATAAATATCGCCGAGCTTTCTTTTCGCATAATCGGAATTTTTATCTAAATCAAGAATATCCTTAAAACACTGTTCAGCCAACCCGTAAAGATTGCTCTGAAGAAGAATGTCTCCTATTTTGCATCTTATGTTATTATTTTTTTTATATAAAGACAAAGCACTTGAATAATATTCGATGCTTTCATTATAAGATTTTTGCGCTGCTTCAATGTCTCCGAGTTTTACAAAATATTCGGCCTTCTTTTTTTTCGAAGGTTTCATCTCGATAAGAACCAAATATATATCGACCGCCATCCTATACGCTTTATTTGAAAAAAACATTTCAGCATATTCTTCATAAAGCGCTATTATATCTTTTTTTTTGCGCGCTTCATCAATTTTTAAAGACAGTTCGTTCATTTTATACACTATCTCTTCTTCGCTCATTCCCGTTTCGGAAATGCTTGCGCAATAAGAATAAGAAAAAAATATGAATATAAAAAATATTGACACGGCTGTTTTATTCAATCAAATACACCTCTTGCGTTTTATTTATAATCGTCATTTTTATATCTTTTAAAGACTCTCTTGCCGCGGCAAAACCTTTGTCTATGCTCTGATAAGCATGACCTAAGTCCGTAGCCAACATTTCTCCAACGTCGGGTCGGATTATGGCATCCGACAATGAAAGATTTTCTCTATCCAAAGTTCTTCCCTGAATGTAAATGGCCTGCATAAGAGTGGTAAAAACATTTGTTGTGGTATTTTTCGTTATGTCCGCAGATACAGGAACGGCGATAATAACATCCGGATCAAAAAGCTTTGCAACACCCACAGGAACATTGTCCACAAGTCCTCCATCAACCAAATACCTCTGTTTGTATTCTACAGGCTTAAAAAACCCGGGCAAAGTTGAACTTGCCCTGGCTGCAAAAGCGACGCTGCCGTTTTTTAAAAGCACTCTTTCTCCGGTATGTAAATCAGTAGATACGCAGACGAGAGGGATTTTAAGCTGTTCGAAACGCAAATCACCGATATTTTCTTTCAGAAAATTTTCTATCTGTGCGTTTGAAAGAAGTTCTTCCGAAAGAAGCATCGATATTATTGATGTAGCACTAAAATTCGATACGGATTTCCAGCTTATGTCTTTTGCCAGCTCTTCCACTTTGTCCATAGAAATTCCAGCGCAGTAAAAAGCTCCTATTATGGAACCTACGCTTGTGCCAACAACCAAATCTACAGGTATCTTTTCCTCTTCAAAAACCCTGAACACTCCTATATGTGAAAAGCCTCTTGCTCCACCGCCGCCTAAAACTAAAGCAGTTTTAGGCCTTTGGCCGGTTTGGAGTTTTTTTACTTTGTTCCACAGCATGTTAACCATAAAATCTTCTTCGTTAAATTCAAAAACGGAAGAAGCAAAACAGTGTGAAAATAAAAAAAACGATAAAAAAATTAAAAGTATTTTTTTCATTGCAAATAATACCTAAAAGGAATCAAGCTGAATGCCTATGGCAAGTTCTAAAGCATAATAACTGCTGTTGAGGTTGTAAATTATGTCAAGTTCGTTTTCGTCGTAGTCGGGTTTTGTCGCGTCTTTCTCGGACATTTCGGCTTTAAAATATTGTTCTTTCCAAAATTCATATTCCATAAACGCCTTATGCGTCTGAAGTTTTATCTGTTCTTCAATTTTAGATCTCTTAAGAGTAGTCCCTCTTGCGTTGATTTTACCCTGCCTGACTCTCGAAAAACTTCCGCCTCCATCAAAAATTGGGAGATTTGCGTTTATCGAAACATACCAACTGCTCTCATCGCCTATGACTCTGTCGCCCAGCCACTCCTGTCCAACTCCAACCGAAATCATCGGGAACCTCTGCATAGATAATAAATTTACCATCAGTCCGTCTATGGACTCCTGTGCCTGCGTAGTTTGCATTTCCGGCCTGAACTGATACGCCCACAACATGCATTGATTCAAATCGAATTTTTTGATTTTAGCGGCAAAAACTCCTTCGATTTTCACCGTAACGTCAAGTTCAAGCCCGATGGCGTACAAAAGATTTAAAATTTCTTTCTCATAATTCAATTTCATAATATCAACTTTTTTTTGAATTCCATAAGTTTCGGCCGCAGATTTATTTTTCAAATTTTCAAGCTGTTTTAAAAGCAATGCGTATTTTTCTCTGTACATAAGACAAGTGTTAAAAACGGTTTTAACTTTATTAATTACATTATTCTTTACGGCGTTTGCTTCATTTTTAACTTTATTCATATTCATTTCGGCAAGTTTGTTTGTAGTCTTGATTCTGCCGCCGGCATAAATACTTTGCAATACAGATAAACGCGTGGAAAAATAAATATCTTTGTTTTCTCCTGGCAGATATACTGGAACAGGGGACAATTGTCCCGCCAAGATAAGCGGTTCCATATTATTGAAGCGCGAAGCATTCAAATTCAAATCTATTTTAGGAAAATACAAAGACTGCGATTCTTTTATGCGCTGCTGAGCGAAATCTATGTTTTGAGAATGGATCAATATATCGTGATTTATATTGACAGCAGTTTGCACGCTTGACTCTTCGGTCAATATCTTTTCATAACCGATGGAATAAGCAAGCTGCGAAATAAAACATACTGCAAGTAAAATAAAAGCCTTTTTCATTTTTCCTTCTTAAGAAGATTTTTCATTGATTTTATCTGTCTTTCTACGGATTTTCTCGAAGTCGCACCGTAAGAAGTTTTCATTTCAACAATATTCTTAAAATCTATATATTTATAAATGTCCATCTTAAATGCCGGATAACGTTTGGGATAAAATTTATTGTACTCGTGGAGTGTCAGTTCGTTTAGAGTTTTCGAATTTTTAATACAATACGAAACTATCTCTTTTACCACGCCGTGCGCTTCCCTGAATGGAACGCCTCTTCTGGCGAGATAATCGGCGATCTCCGTAGCTGCAATAAAACCTTTTTCCATACTTTTTAAAGTGTTTTCTTTAACGAATTTCATTCCAGAAACCATTTCACAGGCGACTTTCATGCACATTTTTATATTGTCACAGACATCAAAAACCGAAGGCTTGTCTTCTTGCAAATCTCTGTTATACGTCAAAGGAAGAGCTTTGATAATCGTAAGCAAAGCCATCAGAGCACCGAAAATTCTTCCCGATTTGCCTCTTATGACTTCTGCACAGTCCGGATTTCTTTTCTGCGGCATTATTGAAGAACCTGAAGTAAATTTATCGGCTATTTTAATGTAAGCAAATTCTGGATTCATCCACAAAATTATCTCTTCGCAAAACCGCGTAAGATGAACGGCCAGCATCGAAACACAAAATACGAATTCGACTGCGAAATCTCTGTCGCTCACTCCATCAAGAGAATTTTCACATACACCGCCAAATCCCAACAGTTTCGCCGTAAAATGTCTGTCTATTTTAAACGACGTTCCGGCAAGAGCCGCACTTCCTAAAGGGGAGATATTTATTCTTTTGCGGCAATCATAAAATCTTTCTTTATCTCTTTGCACCATATATGCATAAGCCATAAGATGATGAGCCGCCGATATCGGCTGTGCAGGCTGCAAATGCGTAAAGCCAGGCATTAGCACATCAATATTTTCCTGTGCTTTTTTCACAATAATTCTTTGAAACTCTTCTATGAGATTAATACAGCTATCCGTTTCTTTTCTTAAATAAATCCTTAAATCCGCAGCGGCTTGATCGTTGCGACTTCTGGCCGTATGCATTTTTCCGCCGACAAGACCTATCCGCCTGATAAGCTCTTTTTCTACAGCAAAATGAATATCTTCCTCTTTCGGCAGCTGCCGACCTTTTTGCAAATCTCTCAAAATAGACTGCAATCCAGAAATGATTCGTTTTCCTTCCGAAGATTTAATTATTTTAGTTTTGACGAGCATTTGTACATGAGCAATAGACCCCATTATATCGGCTTCGGCAAGCCTGCCGTCAAAAGAAAAAGAGCCGATAAATTGTTCAAAATTGAGTTTGTTCATTAATGACCTCTATAAATAAGATTTTATAATTTATATATTGTTTTGTAAAATAGCCATAATACAAAATGGCGCCGGTTTAATTTCTTTTAAAGCGGCGCCGTAATGCTTTACCATATTTTTAAGGTTTTATTTCTTTCTCATTAAAGCCTGAACTTTTATCGGCAAGCCGAATAAATTGATAAATCCTTCGGCGTCTTTTTGATTATAAATTTCGTCTTTTTCAAAAGTGGCAAGCTCTTCCCAGTACAGAGAATATTTTGCCTGTCTTGAAACTGGAATTATATTGCCTTTGTAAAGTTTCAATTTTATTTCTCCAGTAACATATTTTTGAGTGCTGTCGATAAAAGCGTCCAGAGCTTCTCTTAAAGGAGAAAACCACAATCCGTAATAAGTAAGTTCGGCCCATTTATGCGCAAGTTCCTGTTTAAAATGAAAAGTATCTCTGTCTAAAGCTAATTCTTCAAGTTCTCTGTGAGCGGCATATAAAAGCTTTGCAGCAGGAGATTCATAAACTCCCCTTGATTTCATGCCGACAAGCCTGTTTTCAACCATATCGGTTCTTCCTATGCCATTTGCTCCGGCGATTTTATTCAAATAAGAGACCAATTCGACAGGCTCGGTTTTTTTGCCATTTATGGTAACAGGAATACCTTTTTCAAATCCTATTTTTATATATGTCGGCTTATTTGGGGCTTTCTGCGGAGAAACAGTCATCTTAAACATAGATTCATCATACTCGTTTTTCATATCTTCCATCACTCCGCCCTCATAAGAAATATGCCACAGATTGGCATCGGAAGAATAAGGTTTTGCTTTTGTCACGGTAATCGGAATGCCTCTTTTTTTAGCGTAATTCATCGCGTCTTGCCTTGAACGTATATTCCATTCTCTCCACGGCGCTATAATTTTCACGTTCGGTATCAAAGCTTTAAATGTAAGTTCGAATCTTACTTGATCGTTTCCTTTGCCCGTTGCTCCGTGACATACAGCGTCGGCCTTTTCTTTTTTTACGATCTCTGCGATTTTTTTCGCGATGACTGGTCTGGCCAGAGAAGTTCCGAGATAATATTTATTTTCATACAAAGCGTCGGCCTTTACGGCTTTGTAAATGTAACCCGTTACGAACTCTTTTTTCGCATCAATTATATAAGATTTTGATGCGCCTGTTCTTCTGGCTTTTTCATTCAATCCTTTCAGCTCTTTGCCCTGACCCACATCCACACAGCACGCTATGACTTCGCATTTGTAATTTTCTTTTATCCACGACAGAATAATGGACGTGTCAAGCCCGCCGGAATAAGCCACCACTACTTTTTTGATGTCTGCCATTTTAGCGCTTCCTCCAAAATTTTTATTGCCAAATCTATATTTTTTTTTGTTATCGTAAGCGGCGGCAAAAACCTTAAAACCGTATCGTGTGTACAGTTGATTATAAGTCCTTTTTTAAGGCAGTAAGAAACTATTTCTTTTCCCGGAACTCCGAGTTCTATCCCCATCATAAGTCCCATTCCCCTTATTTCTTTGATAAGCAGATATTTTTTACCGAGTGCTTCAAATCTGAGATTCAAATATTTTGACAAATCCACCACTTTTTTTAAAAAACCGACGTTTATTATTTTCAAAGCCGCCAATGCCGCGGCGCAGGAAACAGGATTTCCTCCAAAAGTCGAACCGTGGTCGCCGTACGTAAACGCTTCGGCGCACTTTTTTCCGGCGATAGCCGCTCCGAGCGGAAGCCCATTCGCCATGGATTTCGCCAATGTCACTATATCCGGCTTTATACCATAATTTTCAAAAGCGTAAAACTTTCCGCTGCGTCCCATGCCGCATTGTATTTCGTCAAAAATCAATAACAGATTATTTTTATCGCAAAGAAGTCGAAGCTCTTTTATAAATTTTTTATCAGCTGTAAAAAGACCGCCTTCGCCCTGCACAAGTTCAATTATTACGGCAACGGTTTTTTTGTTTATAAGTCTTTTTACGGAATCTATATTATTGTATTGCGCAAAAACAAATTTTTCCTGAAGAGGCTTTAAATATTCATGAAATTGCATCTGTCCAGTGGCCGCCATCGTAGCCATAGTCCTTCCATGGAAAGAATTTTCAAAAGAAATTATTTC harbors:
- a CDS encoding argininosuccinate synthase, whose product is MADIKKVVVAYSGGLDTSIILSWIKENYKCEVIACCVDVGQGKELKGLNEKARRTGASKSYIIDAKKEFVTGYIYKAVKADALYENKYYLGTSLARPVIAKKIAEIVKKEKADAVCHGATGKGNDQVRFELTFKALIPNVKIIAPWREWNIRSRQDAMNYAKKRGIPITVTKAKPYSSDANLWHISYEGGVMEDMKNEYDESMFKMTVSPQKAPNKPTYIKIGFEKGIPVTINGKKTEPVELVSYLNKIAGANGIGRTDMVENRLVGMKSRGVYESPAAKLLYAAHRELEELALDRDTFHFKQELAHKWAELTYYGLWFSPLREALDAFIDSTQKYVTGEIKLKLYKGNIIPVSRQAKYSLYWEELATFEKDEIYNQKDAEGFINLFGLPIKVQALMRKK
- a CDS encoding aspartate aminotransferase family protein, whose amino-acid sequence is MNIIQKENKYLMHTYKRNNLVVKKAKGSFIWDDKGKKYLDFFSGISVCNLGHCNESVIKSIKKQLDSYAHVSNLYYSSTQIELGEELVKRTFSAGKVFLANSGAEANECAIKLARKFGYNSGGRYEIISFENSFHGRTMATMAATGQMQFHEYLKPLQEKFVFAQYNNIDSVKRLINKKTVAVIIELVQGEGGLFTADKKFIKELRLLCDKNNLLLIFDEIQCGMGRSGKFYAFENYGIKPDIVTLAKSMANGLPLGAAIAGKKCAEAFTYGDHGSTFGGNPVSCAAALAALKIINVGFLKKVVDLSKYLNLRFEALGKKYLLIKEIRGMGLMMGIELGVPGKEIVSYCLKKGLIINCTHDTVLRFLPPLTITKKNIDLAIKILEEALKWQTSKK